The following are encoded in a window of Gloeothece citriformis PCC 7424 genomic DNA:
- a CDS encoding PIN domain-containing protein, whose amino-acid sequence MSKKLRLCLDLNIWCAALLSEKKGRSDTSSQRIVEIVREGKSCLGEVQLIISWGMLNRLRKVLEKDLGVSSLATAMYINAIEGYAQLGVSLTLGGTGIIPIQDIEDAHVLETALAGRAEILVTANFKDFMSNDTQLIIPQRHAIHIAPNHRFHIVHPYLMIDWINQGQIP is encoded by the coding sequence ATGAGTAAAAAGTTGCGCTTGTGCCTAGATCTAAATATTTGGTGTGCTGCTTTGTTATCAGAAAAAAAAGGAAGGTCTGATACATCAAGTCAACGTATTGTGGAGATAGTAAGAGAAGGCAAAAGTTGTTTAGGAGAAGTACAGTTAATCATATCTTGGGGAATGCTCAATCGTTTAAGAAAGGTATTAGAAAAGGATTTAGGTGTATCATCTTTAGCAACGGCAATGTACATAAATGCAATCGAAGGATATGCACAATTAGGAGTGTCACTAACTTTAGGGGGTACGGGGATAATCCCAATTCAAGACATAGAAGACGCGCACGTTTTGGAGACAGCATTAGCCGGACGGGCTGAGATTTTAGTAACAGCAAATTTTAAAGATTTTATGTCTAATGATACACAGCTAATAATTCCTCAACGTCACGCTATTCATATTGCCCCAAATCATCGTTTTCATATTGTTCATCCTTATTTAATGATAGATTGGATTAATCAGGGACAAATTCCCTAA
- a CDS encoding response regulator, translating to MMINIVAIEDDMMFLIGLEQTLKKEPFNLIGKTDNVTEGMQLLRKTNPDLVIIDMSLKQGESGVTALSSISRSLPHLKSLVLTASSQFELALKCLSVGADGYLIKGQQPENIRAVIKTVYEGGIYLDPSFKTDFNHYFTFPNSHLIHSATSSESKEILQKFSAAELEVFQLIGNGYTNKQIATITHKPIDTIKSIIVRIFHKLNLKNRTLVALKAYELGLIA from the coding sequence ATGATGATTAACATTGTTGCCATCGAAGACGACATGATGTTTTTAATCGGATTAGAACAAACCTTAAAAAAAGAGCCATTTAATCTGATTGGCAAAACCGACAATGTAACCGAAGGAATGCAATTGCTCCGAAAAACGAATCCCGACCTAGTAATTATAGATATGTCCCTAAAACAGGGAGAGAGTGGAGTAACAGCGCTCTCTTCTATTAGCCGCTCACTCCCCCATCTTAAATCCTTAGTGCTAACCGCATCTTCTCAATTTGAACTAGCCCTAAAATGTTTATCAGTTGGGGCTGACGGATACTTAATTAAAGGTCAACAGCCCGAAAATATTCGAGCAGTGATCAAAACTGTCTATGAAGGAGGAATTTATCTAGACCCCTCTTTTAAAACCGATTTTAATCACTATTTTACCTTTCCCAATTCCCACCTAATTCACTCAGCTACCTCTTCTGAATCAAAAGAAATTCTGCAAAAATTTAGTGCAGCAGAACTTGAAGTCTTTCAACTTATTGGCAACGGCTACACTAATAAACAAATAGCGACTATTACCCATAAACCCATAGATACAATTAAATCCATCATTGTTAGAATTTTTCATAAACTCAACCTCAAAAATCGAACTTTAGTTGCTCTCAAAGCCTACGAATTAGGGCTAATCGCTTAA